The following coding sequences are from one Microbulbifer sp. TB1203 window:
- a CDS encoding glycoside hydrolase family 88 protein, whose amino-acid sequence MPKIAHDISYDTVQDSIEKLIENLVNITDESGEFLLELEDGRVIDTKGWNGWEWTHGIGLYGLLKYWDITGNEKSKDIIEAWFRDRFAEGTTTKNVNTVAPFLTLAYLQERTGERSYLPYLDVWAEWVMRDMPRTEENGLQHIVYNSENYQQLWDDTLMMSVLPLAKIGLLLDRPHYVEEAKRQFMLHIKYLTDRKTGLWYHGWTFDGRHNFADALWARGNCWVTIAIPEFIELLDLEPSDGLRQFLIETLESQVKALVDCQHDSGLWHTLLDDRDSYLEASAAAGFAYGILKAVRKGYLPKKYEESGIRAVKAVLDNIDESGELQQVSFGTPVFDDLQGYRDIPLTSMPYGQSMAILALVEYMNYYI is encoded by the coding sequence ATGCCAAAGATCGCGCACGATATATCCTACGATACGGTTCAAGACAGCATTGAAAAACTGATCGAAAACCTCGTCAATATCACCGATGAAAGTGGAGAATTTCTTCTCGAGCTGGAAGATGGCCGGGTGATAGATACTAAAGGCTGGAACGGCTGGGAGTGGACCCACGGGATCGGCCTCTACGGTCTGCTCAAATACTGGGATATCACCGGCAACGAAAAATCGAAGGACATCATCGAAGCCTGGTTCAGGGACCGCTTCGCCGAGGGAACCACCACCAAAAATGTCAACACTGTGGCCCCCTTCCTGACCCTGGCCTACCTGCAGGAGCGCACCGGTGAACGGAGTTACCTGCCCTACCTGGATGTGTGGGCCGAATGGGTTATGCGGGATATGCCGCGCACTGAGGAAAACGGGCTGCAGCATATCGTCTACAACTCGGAGAACTACCAGCAATTGTGGGACGACACGCTGATGATGAGCGTGCTGCCGCTGGCCAAAATCGGCCTTCTGCTGGATCGCCCGCACTATGTCGAAGAAGCCAAGCGGCAATTTATGCTGCATATCAAATACCTGACGGACCGGAAAACCGGTTTGTGGTATCACGGCTGGACCTTCGACGGCCGACACAACTTCGCCGATGCCCTCTGGGCGCGGGGCAACTGCTGGGTCACCATCGCCATACCCGAATTTATAGAACTGCTCGACCTGGAACCGTCCGACGGTCTGAGGCAGTTCCTTATTGAAACACTGGAGTCACAGGTAAAGGCCCTGGTTGATTGCCAGCATGACAGCGGCCTGTGGCACACATTACTCGACGACCGGGACTCCTACCTGGAGGCATCGGCCGCAGCAGGGTTTGCCTACGGCATACTGAAAGCCGTTCGCAAAGGCTACCTGCCGAAGAAATATGAGGAGTCCGGAATCAGGGCCGTAAAAGCCGTACTGGACAATATTGATGAAAGCGGAGAGTTGCAGCAGGTATCTTTTGGAACACCTGTGTTCGATGACCTGCAGGGGTACCGGGATATTCCGTTGACCTCCATGCCCTACGGGCAGTCGATGGCGATTCTGGCTCTGGTTGAGTATATGAACTACTACATCTAA
- a CDS encoding MFS transporter, giving the protein MTKRELKPVNYVAYGLNDVLGAGSMAVISGWILFFYTTFCGLTTVQAASIFAIARILDAVASPLIGHISDGLGKTRIGKRFGRRRVFLLSSIPLLPSFALMWVSGQEYLYYLATYVFFELLYASVIIPYETLAAEMTDDFKKRAKLAGARILTGQISAIFAGILPSWIVGIAGGKDSASTFLVMGTIFSIAFMAVVFIVWAFTWERDPRELPEEEQSDSGWTILGTLKTLFLNLSSTLRIRAFRLHLGMYLGGYISQDIFNAAFTYFVVFAIGGTLVIASEMMALTYVAQLVAVAIAIPMVVRFGPAPSYRVAINFYILGILGLLSLYLLSDGFSRYWLIGALIFAGLGRGALNYIPWNTYNYMADVDQIVTARRREGSFAGVMTFIRKATQAVAVMFVGIVLEAGGFVSGAETQSEQAITTIAATLVIGPMLVLLLGFWVSTKFKISKDTHAVLMSEIERFKQGESTPSTSENRAIVEDLSGWPYEKLWGNNSVGRSVSEGGAPADGASRSGSPI; this is encoded by the coding sequence ATGACAAAGCGCGAACTAAAGCCGGTGAACTACGTCGCCTACGGGCTCAATGACGTTCTGGGTGCCGGATCCATGGCCGTGATCAGCGGCTGGATACTGTTTTTCTATACCACCTTCTGTGGTTTGACGACGGTTCAGGCCGCCTCGATCTTTGCGATCGCCCGTATTCTGGACGCCGTCGCCAGCCCCCTGATCGGGCACATATCTGACGGCCTGGGAAAAACCCGTATCGGTAAAAGGTTTGGTCGCAGGCGAGTCTTCTTGCTGTCGTCAATCCCGTTACTACCGAGCTTTGCGTTAATGTGGGTCAGTGGCCAGGAGTATCTCTATTACCTGGCCACCTATGTATTCTTCGAACTGCTGTATGCGTCGGTCATCATTCCCTATGAAACCCTTGCCGCTGAAATGACCGATGATTTCAAAAAGCGGGCAAAGCTTGCGGGCGCGCGCATATTGACCGGCCAGATATCGGCCATATTCGCCGGGATTCTGCCCAGCTGGATCGTCGGAATCGCCGGCGGAAAGGATTCAGCGTCCACCTTCCTGGTTATGGGCACAATTTTCTCGATCGCATTTATGGCGGTTGTTTTTATCGTCTGGGCCTTTACGTGGGAACGCGACCCGAGGGAGCTTCCCGAGGAAGAGCAGTCCGATAGCGGCTGGACCATACTGGGAACCTTGAAAACCCTGTTTCTCAATTTGAGTTCGACCTTGCGTATCCGCGCTTTCCGCCTGCATCTCGGTATGTACCTGGGCGGTTATATAAGCCAGGATATTTTCAACGCGGCCTTCACCTACTTTGTCGTTTTCGCCATTGGTGGCACATTAGTGATCGCGTCCGAAATGATGGCACTAACATACGTTGCCCAACTGGTCGCTGTTGCTATAGCAATTCCAATGGTGGTTCGTTTTGGGCCCGCGCCCAGTTATCGGGTTGCCATTAACTTCTATATTCTGGGGATCCTGGGGCTGCTTTCCCTCTATCTTCTAAGCGACGGCTTCAGTCGCTACTGGCTGATCGGAGCTCTGATTTTCGCCGGCCTCGGCCGGGGCGCACTCAACTACATCCCCTGGAATACCTACAACTACATGGCAGATGTCGATCAAATTGTCACCGCGCGGCGGCGTGAGGGCAGTTTTGCCGGGGTAATGACCTTTATCCGCAAGGCCACGCAGGCGGTCGCGGTGATGTTTGTCGGTATCGTGCTCGAAGCCGGCGGCTTTGTGTCCGGTGCCGAAACGCAAAGCGAGCAAGCGATTACGACTATAGCAGCCACCTTGGTAATCGGGCCCATGTTGGTTCTGCTTCTGGGGTTCTGGGTATCAACCAAATTCAAGATCAGCAAGGACACTCATGCAGTGCTTATGTCGGAGATAGAGCGCTTCAAGCAGGGCGAAAGCACCCCTTCGACCAGCGAGAACCGAGCGATTGTTGAAGATCTGTCCGGTTGGCCCTATGAGAAGCTGTGGGGCAACAACTCTGTGGGAAGGAGCGTTTCCGAGGGCGGGGCACCCGCCGATGGCGCATCCCGCAGCGGTTCCCCGATCTGA